Within the Oryzias melastigma strain HK-1 linkage group LG8, ASM292280v2, whole genome shotgun sequence genome, the region ATGACTAACAAATCATGATGGCCTTTTCTTTACTTCAGATTTAACAtacttaacattttaaacatttcagttcTTAGATCAGtgcaaattaaaatgactttattacTGTTGAATATTACCGTTGTTGATGTGAAATGTTACTGCCTATTGCTGAGACTATACCGTCTACTGTATAGACGctaaataaaatgcatgaaGGATGTGTTTTTGTAGATATTTCTCAGCTGTCCGTTTAAAAGTGTCTTTCCTGTTTAGCTGGACTGAATGATCCCAGTTTCTGATTgaactcacctgatccaggtgagcagcagAACAAGTAGAGCTGTTGGTTGTGAGGGACGGGATTGGAGACGGCTGCTTTAGAGGCACCAAGCagcctatgaagcatgtttttggagagTGGGAGGATgaacgaggagaacatgcaaactccacacagaaagaacacaCAGGTTTGAACCAGGGTCCTCTAGTGTGAGGCAAGCGTGCCACTGCCCCGCCGTGCAGCACatacaaagtcaaggcccaggggccggatcctgccctctgggtaattctatccggccctccagatcattttaatttattgttattaatgacccgatgttatcttgagctcatttctaacttgtttcattttgacaaaatctatttttatgtagagtaaaatattgaaagttatttaaggtttaagttgatttattctggaataatattcctgctttttattattcataattatgttaaaaagttatagttttacagttttaaaaatgggcattctgctagctgtttggactaCTCTGGTTtatactaagattttttgggttattttgaagtttagctaatatttcagctacatgctagctgttttggctcctTTAGGCTATGTCATAAATGACTCAAATCAAAGTGTAGTTCAGCTGGTCAGGTCATCACATGCAGCTGGTTTTTCCTCGTCCATGCTCACAGCTCCGAGGGACTAAAGGTCCGTCTTCCTCATGTTCCTGATACAGTTTAACGAGGCTTTTCTAGAAATGATTCATTTCCTTTAACAAAGTTTAACAGCTCTCAAACTCCGTTTGTTTATAGTTGATGGGCAAACTCCAGTTTTCCTGAACCggtaacataattccagcagattttgaaggagaaaagcggcacgTTGCAAAATCTGCTGAAAATGGCAGTAACATGCAGAGAGAAGCAGACATGCTGATGTGAGACACCTGCTTTAGCAGCTTTATTGCACAACGAATCATCTCACTGACAGCTTTAGGAAACAACACTCACTGGATCCTGACAGGATTAATAAATACGAGCACAGACACATGCAGCTTATCAGTGGTTTCATTACGGGAAGGTCGAACCCAGAATCTCTATTACAGTCACTTCATACTTGTGTTGGTTTAGAGTTTCCTAAAGATCAGCACTGACTCTGGATGAGGAAGACGAAGTATGGGGATGTGTCCAGGTCTGCACAGAACGGATACTGTAGCGGTTGGTCCATCCCAGCAGGAGGCAGAACTCCTTCACATCTCCATCACTACATTCACTGCAGTTTCTCCTGATTCCAGAATGTTAGGGACTCCTCACTGTGGAGCGAGTCCCCCCTCATCCTAACAGTCCCCAGACTTTGGTGACGGATGTTTCTGAACCCCATCTGCTCTGGGGATGGCGTTTTCTTGAATGGAATGAAGACCTGCTCGCAGAGACGACCACAGAGGGACTGCATGTGACGCTGATGGGTTTTAGTGTGTCATTCTGCAGGAATGTTTTCATCTCAGAAGGAGGTTCAGCTCCTGGTCAACACTTCATGGATGAaggatttcagcttcagcagcatCGGTGAACATGTCGGCTATGGTGGGGGGGCAGATTCTCTAGCTAAAATCCTGATCCCACGCAGTAGAGCATGGCTTATGATGAAGGAGTTGAGCtgatgaacacacacacacacacacacacacacaaagctggCGTGTCCCTGCACCCCAGTGGACGGTCACTCTGGATCAGACGGAATGAGGTTTAGAAGGGCCTGTAGTTCCAGAAACTGGAAAAGACGGATATCTGCAGGGAAGAGAAGACATCTCATCAGGATGACTCGAGCTCCGGGGGTCTGATGTCACGactctgttgtgtttgtttcatcGTGCTGGGACGTGTTTGGCAGGATCTGTCCCACTGCTATGGTTTTGTGGAATCCACTTATCATTAGGGCTGCCTCGATTAGTCGCCTAAGTCCAGGtgattctggtgagcgtttccactcagtgaAGCGTCGCTCCCGCGGAGCGGTTTGCCTTTATTGTGCATGTGTGGTGTGGATGTTAGCGTACTACTGTAGAAAACCAACAACATCGGAGGTCATCCAGCTGCTCATCTTTGTctgtctttactttttgtacatggTGTATAACAggactttaatgttgtttgaaaaaagattgcCGGCGGCTAAGAAGAACACCGCCGtacagaggaaaacagaatcgcCAGCTCAGCGCTATACTGGTGTTTGCTATTGTCGTCATCACTGACAATCCGCGGGTGGTTTCAGCAGCTCCACCTCAACCGTCCTGTTCCATTTtactatggacctacaacagatgaggaccctcaagaggtacgggtcagaactgtccaaccctcatgctctcttctggggtccagatgaccccaccctcacATTGATGTGTGACCCTCCCTTGACCatggtggacaggatttcatgtctgccacagacaccagggaagattaaaaaaaagttcaacgctgtcctgtgggtccagatgacccaacgtttaatgtaaacatgcctaggataacacaagggtCAAAGGGTCAATTTTACAAGGGAAATACTCAAAAgactagggctgtaacgagtgtCCGGGTACTCGCGtactcgcgatctgctcctgaaaatcaaatatttgcGACGTCCAAAATCGCTGATTCTTGATCTTTAAATATAGCAgggtgtagtaaaatatgatcatattatcatctggggacgatgtatttctgctatgaaatgcagaataatgttggattttaagtttatgaactaaaacaaaactgaaagagCAGTGCTactgtcacaggaagtaaacacatcttcgtgacggtgaagcttccggttttcaaagtaaaactaacaagagcttttttccgttcagaaactgagactgaagttcagctcacagacataacctctgaaaaaatgaatcagattaaactccagagctttagctccagtgtttacattcttttggttatggtaactcttcaacagtcgATGCCGTTACCGTGGATTCTATGGACTCTGAAGCACAGGAACACAGCCTCACACTGATCTGTTGCACTACACAGCTGAAGCGTGGAtgtgatcaacgtgaatcagctgattctgccgcagaaaaaaacaactttttttattcgggctctgcaccaatatgtaatacttagaacgtaaaatattgaagaactttgaggatagaaaagtgtggagaacattttcaggttttttagctaaatgatcaaaaacaagaatgattattttattctctttatgATGTTTgtattactgctgaacttaaccagaaagttgacaataaataaataaaattacaaaacgTGTTTTAAATGACACACAATCTCTcaatatttaaatctttatgttctcatcagttttgttgattctgatctcctgttctaaataaaagtataaatgttgatgatttaatgcaaataattgtaattttcatccatccagtaaatagacatacacacaGCAACaatcattatattaaaaagtaagaattgtaGTTCAAtccgtgaatcgttgagcttgattcgtgaagtgaatcggatcgccagctaagcaatgatccacagctcTACGAAAGTATCGAACCagaccggactgctcagtggaaacgaggcttcaGTGTAAAGAAAACCCGTCAGCTGTTTAATGTGCAGAACCCACCTTGTCCTTGAGCTGCTGGCAGAGCTGCAGGGAGATGGTGAAGAACACCAGAGTGTCGTTGAGCCAGGGGACCACGCATTCCACCTTGTGGACATGGCTGACCTCGAAGCGGTTGTTGTTGAGCTCACTGCAGACAGAGGGCAGCACAGTGAGCGGCAGAAGGAGGTTTGTCTGGCTGAGCTCCTGAAGGAACCATAGTGATCTGTGGTTCTTCTCTCCATCATCCCTCACTGACATCTGACCTGTCCTCCACTGCTCTCCCTACAGCagcagtgtcaaactcaatcatacgggggccaaaacccaaaacaccccttaggtcgcgggccgcacaggataaacatttatggaacactctaaaactacatttttaaactttaaaaagatgtgagtgctgatagctgaagatgctgaaaatgatagctgaaatcactgaagttgagagccagctaaaatattagctaaatgccaaattagcctaaaaaacaaacaaaaaaaacttaagctagtcaaaacagatagcatgcagctgaaacattagctaaactacaaaaaggacaagaaaaaaaactgaaaaaaaatcataaattaaaaatattaaaataactaaaatattagctaaactcaataatagcctataaaatctaagtaaatgccaaaatagtccaaaaatctagcagagtgcccatttttaaaactttaaaactgtaactttttaacataatcatgaatattaaaaaggtaTTAatcttattccagaataaatcaacttcaaccttaaataacttaatattttactctccataaaattttgtcaaaattctacaagttagaaatgagctcaagataacatcgggtcattaataacaataaaataaatgatctggagggccgatccggcccccgggccttcactttgacacacgtgagGCTGCTCAGCCACATACTGAATCAGAAGCACGTCTTCGTAGTGGTTCTTCATCAGTTTTTTGATGGCGTCAGAGCATCACGGAGACAgaatcagtgtttttagcagGAAAAGCTAAAGGGCTTTTGTCAGAGATATCCTTGTAGAAAGCAGACTCACAACATAGCTCCGGGGTTGTGCAGCACCGAGCTCCCTGCTGGCCTGAAATTCTGAAGGACAGGAGAAAGAGTCAGGTGTGCGGCGCTGCAGCCCCCCCGCAGGCTCTCAGATCCTCACCTTGGTGGTGTTGGGAGGCAGCACATGCAGCTGGTACACGGTCAGGCACAGCTTGCTCAGGTTTATATAAAAATTGATCATCGCGTCTCCTGGCATTGGGGGGgtgaacattttctgcaaacagGATGGAAGGATCACCACACGCAGCAGGGATgtcatacttttgtttttcaaaattcacAATGTCTCAAATCAAACACGGTTTTAACACGAGACCAGAATTATATCTACTTTGAACTCTTTTGaactctttaacaccggagctccagagtttatgttctttgatttactgtcatttttttaattgttaacacgtaATTCCAGTAGTTTATGAGGGAGAAACGTGGcgttttctccttcagaatctactggaatgatggtgtTAACAGTTCAGGGAAACTGGAGTTTCCCATCGAGACTGTGACAATGAATACTTAATTTAACGCTGATTTGACTGAATTTGTTTGCTCGTTTGGTCCTGGAAAACAATCTGTGGTTTGAAACCCAACTTAGCAGTGAAGTCTGTTTTCCAGCAGCAGCCCCTaaacatcacagctctagagaagatctgcatggaggaatggaccacaATAACAGCTACAGTGTTcataacctttgacctctgtcattAACAACCATTATAGAGTATCTAGGTGAAGGCTTGTTTGACCAAATCCTCATTTTCTGCTCCATTATACAAATtgagtctttaaaaatcaaacaatgtgatttcctgtgATTTCTCACTGCTGAAGTGTTTCTATGTTGAACATCACAGACcaaactcagctttttaagAGGAACAATTAGCAGAATCTGTGACTGACCAAAACTCTTCTGAATGTTCACCAGTCACTGCCTTCAAAGCATAATTTTTCCACCGTAACGCCTTCATTTGAGGACAGTACCATTAGACCGCTTGTGGCGAGCTCTGGCAGCGTCATGGAGGCGGGGGTGGTGAGGCGGTTCCGTGCTCGAGTCAGTTGTAGCATCACAGCATCcatgagctgcagcagagacaAAAACACGAGCTGGACAGGAGCTCATCTGGATGAGAGGGGGAGCTGATCCTTCAGTGGTCTGATACGGTCgtatttagcaaatatttgttttgaggGATTTAACTTCTCTTTCTTTAATCTTCTCACTTCACGTCGTGTACAACTCAGCATCAAAAACTGGAGCCGAGCCCCAGCTGAAGGCTGCGAGGAGCTGATATAAAGCAGATACTTGAAGAACCTGACGTCATGAACAGGACTAGGGCTgccgcgattagtcgactaatcaaacactaattgactattaaaatagtcgatgactattTTAAACTGAGACTTGACATTGAGCATCAATATTAAACTTTCTAACCACATCaaattaaacatgttaaacGCTACGGCTGACTCGCATTGGCTCCACCCCCTGCCCTGGGCGCCTCAGTGAAAATGATGTAGACTCAGCCCGGGCTACAGGGACCGGCTGTCACTGACCTTGTTGACCTCAGCCCCAGTCTTGAAGTGATACGTCTCATCCCGGCTgctgagcagctgcagagctTGGTTGACGTGGTTCCTGGCATCCTGGATCTGAGAAAGAACCAGAGAGATGGAATagctgaaccaaaacagccaccgtagctggtAGTCACAGTGTGGGAACAACACAACAGGTGAGTCGCGGGCAAATGTAAAGCAACAATTGTCTGctagcaaacaggaagtaatcGGTCCAACGGATTACTTAGAGCGTTCATTTCAACACAACTAAAAACACTCCTAGCTCCCTTTTCAGTGTGTGAACGTGTGTGAACGTGTGTgaacgtgtgtgtttgtgtttagagcagaggtctgcaaccttcaactctgaCAGAGCCGTTCAGGTTGACCACAATCCAGTAGGACCCACAAAGTCTTCCTCCACCCTTTAACCCTGTGCTATCCTCGGCATGTTgacattaaaagtgggtcatctggacccacaggacagcgcgctgaacttcttttaaaggatttttttatcttctcaggtgtctgtggcagacatgaatcctgtccacttttatCATAGGAGGATCCCACATCAATgtgagggtggggtcatctggaccccagaagagaacacaagggttaaaaaaaatcagacactgatttgtattgaTGCTATTGTTACTACTATGATAATAATATAACAcagacattaaaagaaaaaagcctttaaGTTTTGACATacattcctttcaaaataaaagacatcctgtcacatatgatcatctcagtggagtaaaagtagtagtagtaagtgtaatgtcagcagtgattaaataaaactacttctttttactgttgttggtgcatctctgccgAAATATAAGTCTAACAAACTAATTAAGTGACCTCTGGCATATTTTttgaacacacttaaaattcttcgtttttttcaaaaatagaaaattcacTGAATAATCTGTAACACTTAAAtactggttgtgcttattggcgtccattgattttttatttttatttttttattatagtacaggacgcacaaaaatgtgtgaacATGTTGTATTTCAACTTTTGATACACGCtgtccttcagctgtttgtaaatgagttatTGTTTGAGTTAGAGAACTGTTTTCCCCTTTACCACTTCCTCACTGTACAGATACTTTTTATCATTTAGaaacttattttattcttttttaaccaaagcGCCACATGTGgctgtggagctgcaggttgcagacctctggtttagagCTTAGTAGAGATACTTCAAAGCTCAGAGAAATATCAACCACATAAACCATAATGCACTCCCTAACCCAGGTTACAGCTGTAATACCACCTATTTGCTACAAGCCCTAGAACGTTCCgttccttcctttttccttttacagCCCCTGTCCCCATAGTTTACCACTCCACTTGTTGCTGACCGTTTTACTGCCCAAgttttctctgctgcttccaGTCACCAAACTATTATTTCTCTCCACTGAAAACCATGAA harbors:
- the rogdi gene encoding protein rogdi homolog isoform X1; protein product: MLNPQRSVSELPKMSAASQVERAVLEEEFNWLLKEEVHAVLKQLQDVLKEASRRFCMPSPGLESQLKQENFILGSSTMDQVKGVLTLQGEALTQADINLKIAKSSQVLHFQFREDKQWKLQQIQDARNHVNQALQLLSSRDETYHFKTGAEVNKLMDAVMLQLTRARNRLTTPASMTLPELATSGLMKMFTPPMPGDAMINFYINLSKLCLTVYQLHVLPPNTTKNFRPAGSSVLHNPGAMFELNNNRFEVSHVHKVECVVPWLNDTLVFFTISLQLCQQLKDKISVFSSFWNYRPF
- the rogdi gene encoding protein rogdi homolog isoform X2, with protein sequence MRRMTSRVSFLSHHQEEEFNWLLKEEVHAVLKQLQDVLKEASRRFCMPSPGLESQLKQENFILGSSTMDQVKGVLTLQGEALTQADINLKIAKSSQVLHFQFREDKQWKLQQIQDARNHVNQALQLLSSRDETYHFKTGAEVNKLMDAVMLQLTRARNRLTTPASMTLPELATSGLMKMFTPPMPGDAMINFYINLSKLCLTVYQLHVLPPNTTKNFRPAGSSVLHNPGAMFELNNNRFEVSHVHKVECVVPWLNDTLVFFTISLQLCQQLKDKISVFSSFWNYRPF